Proteins from a genomic interval of Coccinella septempunctata chromosome 2, icCocSept1.1, whole genome shotgun sequence:
- the LOC123308356 gene encoding uncharacterized protein LOC123308356 isoform X2 — MQSSTLISHNEPFQDSNLVSRLTEPSTSASTDHESDNLVTKTSHKPVREKSEIEIEPMTYMDSIFARYKRLMGHKRISGSSVKQCWIVLDGVLTPLSKCSLSCQFHKMTKCSVVSKIAFDGHLEDIRKPIGRFKGLSRIPTFFNKVENLSKVLTSAINEHKDVSSGSPDLTKKMGELEIQDTTMDTN, encoded by the exons ATGCAATCGTCAACTTTGATTTCCCATAATGAGCCTTTTCAAGACTCAAATCTTGTTTCTCGATTGACAGAACCATCAACATCCGCATCGACAGATCATGAGTCTGACAACCTCGTTACAAAAACTTCGCATAAACCTGTGAGAGAAAAAAGTGAAATCGAAATAGAACCAATGACGTATATGGATTCAATATTCGCTCGATATAAACGACTTATGGGACATAAACGCATATCAGGATCG TCAGTGAAGCAATGTTGGATAGTCCTAGATGGAGTTTTAACGCCTCTTAGTAAGTGTTCACTAAGCTGTCAGTTCCACAAGATGACAAAATGTTCTGTAGTGTCCAAAATTGCATTCGACGGCCACCTAGAAGACATAAGGAAGCCCATAGGTAGATTTAAGGGACTATCGAGAATACCAACTTTTTTTAATAAGGTTGAGAATTTGAGCAAAGTGTTGACTAGTGCTATTAATGAACACAAAGATGTTAGCAGTGGATCTCCAGACCTGACAAAGAAGATGGGAGAGTTGGAAATACAAGATACTACTATGGATACAAACTGA
- the LOC123308356 gene encoding uncharacterized protein LOC123308356 isoform X1 — translation MDIRDNNNYIHNPSDIQRQSSLEETRNANIPSYDAPTMQSSTLISHNEPFQDSNLVSRLTEPSTSASTDHESDNLVTKTSHKPVREKSEIEIEPMTYMDSIFARYKRLMGHKRISGSSVKQCWIVLDGVLTPLSKCSLSCQFHKMTKCSVVSKIAFDGHLEDIRKPIGRFKGLSRIPTFFNKVENLSKVLTSAINEHKDVSSGSPDLTKKMGELEIQDTTMDTN, via the exons ATGGATATTAGAGATAACAATAATTATATCCATAATCCTTCAG atatccAAAGGCaatcttcgttggaagaaactAGAAACGCAAATATTCCCTCCTACGACGCACCCACGATGCAATCGTCAACTTTGATTTCCCATAATGAGCCTTTTCAAGACTCAAATCTTGTTTCTCGATTGACAGAACCATCAACATCCGCATCGACAGATCATGAGTCTGACAACCTCGTTACAAAAACTTCGCATAAACCTGTGAGAGAAAAAAGTGAAATCGAAATAGAACCAATGACGTATATGGATTCAATATTCGCTCGATATAAACGACTTATGGGACATAAACGCATATCAGGATCG TCAGTGAAGCAATGTTGGATAGTCCTAGATGGAGTTTTAACGCCTCTTAGTAAGTGTTCACTAAGCTGTCAGTTCCACAAGATGACAAAATGTTCTGTAGTGTCCAAAATTGCATTCGACGGCCACCTAGAAGACATAAGGAAGCCCATAGGTAGATTTAAGGGACTATCGAGAATACCAACTTTTTTTAATAAGGTTGAGAATTTGAGCAAAGTGTTGACTAGTGCTATTAATGAACACAAAGATGTTAGCAGTGGATCTCCAGACCTGACAAAGAAGATGGGAGAGTTGGAAATACAAGATACTACTATGGATACAAACTGA
- the LOC123308338 gene encoding uncharacterized protein LOC123308338 — protein sequence MEMKWKNGVSRLEVNTIAGSSKFLLNQNDSQEEATLSQQAMESRRLRTLAQKKQSAKSEVVGLADGSELDPSSFINTLGVILSKKQYSTIRSEIEITLKRDDKKPFRPRRSLRRPNYCWTVLNGELTPSMECTGRCCFHMMRSSIVCASIKRNSRFKHLVDPLKRFRKNLIDSRISPPPPQETEVTDLERILANSHIDTNRDVTRGYPEMIEKIKRIDIQDSDSEMDEE from the exons ATGGAAATGAAGTGGAAGAATGGAG TTTCTCGTTTGGAGGTGAATACAATTGCTGGGTCCTCGAAGTTTCTATTGAACCAGAATGATTCCCAAGAGGAAGCAACTCTGTCTCAGCAAGCGATGGAATCTAGGAGGCTTCGTACACTTGCACAAAAGAAACAATCAGCAAAATCGGAAGTCGTAGGATTAGCCGATGGTTCTGAGCTGGATCCATCGAGTTTCATAAATACCCTAGGAGTAATATTGAGTAAAAAACAATATTCAACAATACGAAGCGAAATAGAGATCACTTTAAAAAGGGATGATAAAAAACCGTTCCGTCCGAGACGCTCGCTTAGG CGACCCAATTATTGTTGGACAGTGCTGAATGGTGAGTTGACGCCATCTATGGAATGTACTGGACGTTGCTGCTTTCACATGATGCGAAGTAGTATTGTATGTGCTTCGATAAAGCGCAATAGTCGATTTAAGCATCTCGTGGATCCTCTGAAGAGATTCAGGAAGAATTTGATCGACTCACGCATCTCTCCTCCCCCTCCTCAGGAAACTGAGGTTACGGATTTGGAAAGAATATTGGCTAATAGCCATATCGATACAAATAGGGATGTGACCAGAGGATACCCAGAAATGATCGAAAAAATTAAGAGAATCGACATACAGGATTCAGATTCAGAAATGGATGAAGAGTGA